From Eleftheria terrae, the proteins below share one genomic window:
- a CDS encoding AEC family transporter yields MSAIFAVTLPFFALVLGGYLAARARLLPEAAIPGLNAYVLFFALPCLLFRFGAGTPLGQLLDPGWLALYATCALLVVAVTVTVSLGAGLRLRDAAFGALVAAFPNTGFMGVPLLVALLGPQAAGPVILTVLVDLFLTSSLCLALAQSEGAGSLKAGLAKAVRGALGNPLPWAIALGALVSVSQAALPGPLAQIVRMLADSATPVALFTIGAVLWRANAGADAARTPWRHVVPVVTIKLLLHPALVLATGHLASAAGLPLRGEALQALVLAAALPSASNVSLLAERYGADNGRIARIVLYSTAAAFLSFSFAVALFQRFG; encoded by the coding sequence ATGTCAGCCATCTTCGCGGTCACCCTGCCCTTCTTCGCCCTGGTGCTGGGCGGCTACCTCGCCGCGCGGGCCCGCCTGCTGCCGGAAGCGGCGATTCCGGGGCTGAATGCCTATGTGCTGTTCTTCGCGCTGCCGTGCCTGCTGTTCCGCTTCGGGGCCGGCACACCGCTGGGGCAACTGCTCGATCCTGGGTGGCTGGCCCTCTATGCCACCTGCGCCTTGCTGGTGGTGGCTGTCACGGTGACCGTGTCCCTGGGCGCCGGCCTGCGCCTGCGCGACGCGGCCTTCGGTGCGCTGGTGGCGGCCTTCCCCAACACCGGCTTCATGGGCGTGCCGCTGCTGGTGGCGCTGCTCGGTCCCCAGGCAGCAGGGCCGGTGATCCTGACCGTGCTGGTGGACTTGTTCCTCACCAGTTCCCTGTGCCTCGCACTGGCGCAGAGCGAGGGCGCGGGCTCCCTGAAGGCCGGGCTGGCCAAGGCCGTGCGCGGCGCGCTCGGCAACCCGCTGCCCTGGGCCATCGCGCTCGGTGCGCTGGTGTCGGTCAGCCAGGCGGCCCTGCCCGGCCCGCTGGCACAGATCGTCCGCATGCTGGCCGACTCGGCCACGCCGGTGGCCCTGTTCACCATCGGCGCGGTGCTGTGGCGGGCCAACGCAGGCGCCGACGCTGCCCGCACGCCGTGGCGGCACGTAGTGCCGGTGGTCACCATCAAGCTGCTGCTGCACCCGGCCCTGGTGCTGGCCACCGGCCACCTGGCCAGCGCCGCCGGCCTGCCCCTGCGAGGCGAGGCGCTGCAGGCCCTGGTGCTGGCGGCGGCACTGCCTTCGGCCAGCAATGTCTCGCTGCTGGCCGAGCGCTACGGCGCCGACAACGGGCGCATCGCCCGCATCGTCCTGTACTCCACGGCGGCAGCCTTCCTCAGCTTCTCCTTCGCGGTAGCGCTGTTCCAGCGCTTCGGCTGA
- a CDS encoding alkaline phosphatase D family protein yields MTSPLSRRLFLSGSAALLAAPAFIHRARAADVPLFELGVASGHPQPHAVVLWTRLMGEQLPRQVPVSWELAQDEAFTRVVARGSEIAERGWAHSVHAEPRGLSPGRWYYYRFQALGQRSPVGRTRTAPAPAAEAPLAFAIASCQHYEVGHYAAWRHLAGEPLDLVLFLGDYIYEGAPRRQALRQHEGEGPAVTLEQYRARYATYKRDPLLQAAHAACPWLTVWDDHEVQNDYAGLRGQELERNFPLRRMAAYQAYWEHLPFPKAARPRRTAMRIYGRTDWGRLARLHLLDDRQYRDPQPCPPPRRGGSNTVLARDCPELADPRRSLLGARQERWLAEGWDLHRPWNLVAQQTLMARCSWRDPAAPDSPAGEYWTDGWDGYPAARRRLLQGVAERGLSGVVVLGGDVHSHCVSDLKLDFDDTEAPALATEFCSTSITSTSLPQSQLDAMRPWNPHLHYARSDQRGYMRFDLDAKRLSARLLAVEEVKDPDSPVATVARFEVDPRHPGARRDGA; encoded by the coding sequence ATGACGAGCCCCTTGTCCCGCCGGCTGTTCCTGTCCGGCAGCGCCGCGCTGCTGGCCGCGCCGGCCTTCATCCACCGTGCGCGGGCTGCCGACGTGCCGTTGTTCGAGCTGGGTGTGGCCTCGGGCCATCCCCAACCGCACGCCGTGGTGCTGTGGACCCGGCTGATGGGCGAGCAGTTGCCCCGCCAGGTGCCGGTGAGCTGGGAACTGGCGCAAGACGAGGCCTTCACCCGCGTGGTGGCCCGCGGCAGCGAGATCGCCGAGCGTGGGTGGGCCCACAGCGTGCACGCCGAGCCGCGCGGCCTGTCCCCGGGCCGCTGGTACTACTACCGCTTCCAGGCCCTCGGGCAGCGCAGCCCGGTGGGCCGCACGCGCACCGCACCGGCGCCGGCCGCCGAGGCGCCGCTGGCCTTCGCCATCGCCAGCTGCCAGCACTACGAAGTCGGCCACTATGCGGCCTGGCGCCACCTGGCCGGCGAGCCGCTCGACCTGGTGCTCTTCCTGGGCGACTACATCTACGAAGGCGCGCCGCGGCGCCAGGCACTGCGCCAGCACGAGGGTGAGGGGCCGGCCGTCACGCTGGAGCAGTACCGCGCGCGCTACGCCACCTACAAGCGAGACCCCCTGCTGCAGGCGGCCCACGCAGCCTGCCCGTGGCTCACCGTGTGGGACGACCATGAGGTGCAGAACGACTATGCCGGCCTGCGCGGCCAGGAACTGGAACGCAACTTCCCGCTGCGCCGCATGGCCGCCTACCAGGCGTACTGGGAGCACCTGCCCTTCCCGAAGGCGGCGCGGCCGCGGCGCACCGCGATGCGCATCTACGGCCGCACCGACTGGGGCCGCCTGGCCCGCCTGCACCTGCTCGACGACCGCCAGTACCGCGATCCGCAGCCCTGCCCGCCGCCGCGCCGGGGCGGCTCCAACACCGTGCTGGCCCGCGACTGCCCCGAGCTGGCCGACCCGCGCCGCTCGCTGCTCGGCGCGCGCCAGGAACGCTGGCTGGCCGAAGGCTGGGACCTGCACCGCCCCTGGAACCTGGTGGCCCAGCAGACCTTGATGGCGCGCTGCAGCTGGCGCGACCCGGCCGCCCCGGACAGTCCGGCCGGGGAGTACTGGACCGACGGCTGGGACGGCTATCCCGCAGCCCGCCGCCGGCTGCTGCAAGGCGTGGCCGAGCGCGGCCTGTCAGGGGTGGTGGTGCTGGGCGGCGACGTGCACAGCCACTGCGTGAGCGACCTGAAGCTGGACTTCGACGACACCGAGGCGCCGGCACTGGCCACCGAGTTCTGCAGCACCTCCATCACCAGCACATCGCTGCCCCAGAGCCAGCTCGACGCGATGCGGCCGTGGAATCCGCACCTGCACTACGCCCGCAGCGACCAGCGCGGCTACATGCGCTTCGACCTCGACGCCAAGCGGCTGTCGGCCCGCCTGCTGGCCGTGGAAGAGGTGAAGGACCCCGACAGCCCGGTGGCCACCGTCGCCCGCTTCGAGGTGGACCCGCGCCATCCCGGCGCCCGGCGGGACGGCGCCTGA
- a CDS encoding ATP-dependent helicase, whose amino-acid sequence MSAPPSLNPAQLQAVYYLQGPCLVLAGAGSGKTRVITHKIDRLLQEGYAPGQIAAITFTNKASEEMRERARGLVGARAAKDLVISTFHSLGVRFLREDGARLGLKDKFSILDSDDVLGILRDAGGTTDAAQARSWQWTISLWKNQGLSSEQAEAAAQNDDERVCARVMKLYEERLTAYQAVDFDDLISLPLKLLQRDEEVRKKWQRTLRYVLVDEYQDTNAVQYELLKALVGERAMFTAVGDDDQSIYGWRGATIENLKRLPQEYPNLKVIPLEQNYRSTGNILRAANNVIAANPKIFEKKLWSEYGDGEPVRLVECDKEEHEAERAVARIQSIRGGATTSAPANWSDFAILYRANHQARVLEQALRKADIPYKVSGGQSFFDRAEIKDLCGWLRLLVNNDDDPAFLRAVTTPKRGIGHQTLGQLGEFSAKWKVSLFEALFADSLASAVSARAIGSLHEFGRYVNDLEYRFRHTMGAEAAKPVLMEWLKEIGYEQHLYDGEESEKAAATRWQNVMDFVDWIARRCGGVLEDDGGVKVESERKSIMDVAQTISVILSLTERAGDPNVVTLSTLHASKGLEWPHVVLVGVNEGLLPFRSEDEDMTPQRLEEERRLMYVGITRARKTLAVSVLKRRKKGRDWVAGIPSRFIAEMKLDEKTMKEDPREKLKALRAEFAARAAQAKTA is encoded by the coding sequence GTGTCTGCCCCGCCTAGCCTCAATCCCGCCCAGCTCCAAGCCGTCTACTACCTGCAAGGCCCCTGCCTGGTGCTGGCCGGCGCCGGCTCGGGCAAGACGCGCGTCATCACCCACAAGATCGACCGCCTGCTGCAGGAAGGCTATGCGCCCGGCCAGATCGCGGCCATCACCTTCACCAACAAGGCGTCGGAAGAAATGCGCGAGCGCGCCCGCGGCCTGGTGGGTGCCCGGGCGGCCAAGGACCTGGTGATCAGCACCTTCCACTCGCTGGGCGTGCGCTTCCTGCGCGAGGACGGCGCGCGGCTGGGCCTGAAAGACAAGTTCTCCATCCTCGACAGCGACGACGTGCTGGGCATCCTGCGCGATGCGGGTGGCACCACCGACGCCGCGCAGGCGCGCAGCTGGCAGTGGACCATCAGCCTGTGGAAGAACCAGGGCCTGAGCAGCGAGCAGGCCGAGGCGGCCGCCCAGAACGACGACGAGCGCGTCTGCGCCCGGGTGATGAAGCTCTACGAGGAGCGCCTGACGGCCTACCAGGCGGTCGACTTCGACGACCTGATCAGCCTGCCGCTGAAGCTGCTGCAGCGCGATGAAGAGGTGCGCAAGAAATGGCAGCGCACGCTGCGCTATGTGCTGGTGGACGAGTACCAGGACACCAACGCCGTGCAGTACGAGCTGCTGAAGGCCCTGGTGGGCGAGCGGGCGATGTTCACCGCGGTGGGCGACGACGACCAGTCCATCTACGGCTGGCGTGGCGCCACCATCGAGAACCTGAAGCGCCTGCCGCAGGAGTACCCGAACCTGAAGGTGATCCCGCTGGAGCAGAACTACCGCTCCACCGGCAACATCCTGCGTGCGGCCAACAACGTGATCGCCGCCAATCCCAAGATCTTCGAGAAGAAGCTCTGGAGCGAATACGGCGACGGCGAGCCGGTGCGGCTGGTCGAGTGCGACAAGGAAGAGCACGAGGCCGAGCGGGCGGTGGCGCGCATCCAGTCCATCCGCGGCGGCGCCACCACCAGCGCGCCGGCCAACTGGAGCGACTTCGCCATCCTCTACCGGGCCAACCACCAGGCGCGGGTGCTGGAGCAGGCGCTGCGCAAGGCCGACATTCCGTACAAGGTGTCCGGCGGCCAGAGCTTCTTCGACCGCGCGGAGATCAAGGACCTGTGCGGCTGGCTGCGCCTGCTGGTCAACAACGATGACGATCCGGCCTTCCTGCGGGCGGTCACCACCCCGAAACGCGGCATTGGCCACCAGACGCTGGGCCAGCTTGGCGAGTTCTCGGCCAAGTGGAAGGTCAGCCTCTTCGAGGCCTTGTTCGCCGATTCGCTGGCCAGCGCCGTCAGCGCGCGCGCCATTGGCTCGCTGCACGAGTTCGGCCGCTATGTGAACGACCTCGAATACCGCTTCCGCCACACGATGGGCGCGGAGGCGGCCAAGCCGGTGCTGATGGAGTGGCTGAAGGAAATCGGCTATGAGCAGCACCTCTACGACGGCGAGGAAAGCGAGAAGGCCGCCGCCACCCGGTGGCAGAACGTGATGGACTTCGTCGACTGGATCGCCCGGCGCTGCGGCGGTGTGCTGGAGGACGACGGCGGCGTGAAGGTGGAGAGCGAGCGCAAGAGCATCATGGACGTGGCGCAGACCATCTCCGTCATCCTCAGCCTGACCGAGCGGGCCGGCGACCCGAACGTGGTGACGCTGTCGACCCTGCATGCGTCCAAGGGCCTGGAGTGGCCGCACGTGGTGCTGGTGGGCGTCAACGAAGGGCTGCTGCCCTTCCGCAGCGAGGACGAGGACATGACCCCGCAGCGCCTGGAGGAAGAGCGCCGGCTGATGTATGTCGGCATCACCCGCGCCCGCAAGACGCTGGCGGTGAGCGTGCTCAAGCGGCGCAAGAAGGGCCGCGACTGGGTCGCCGGCATCCCGAGCCGCTTCATTGCCGAGATGAAGCTGGACGAGAAGACGATGAAGGAAGACCCGCGCGAGAAGCTCAAGGCCTTGCGCGCGGAGTTCGCAGCGCGGGCGGCGCAGGCCAAGACGGCCTGA
- a CDS encoding DUF1501 domain-containing protein yields the protein MTKKLDLHDLDALVLQRRQLLKLATGALGVAGLSGLALGPRLAHAADYRALVCVFLYGGNDGLNTIVPTDTTRHNQYSAVRKGLALPRASLLGLAGSDYGLHPSLSALSSAWNDGHLAPVFNVGPLVRPMTKAEYRKEPNASPLIPDNLFSHSDQQTLWETGTTSSLARTGWGGRAAAALGTTNPVISVGGNGRFGVSDLAAPLVLPAPGATFGAEGLQDSWAPVAARKAALEALYAENHANEMLQAYVKQQRDAFATSARLGPLVKIKPGDTGASSALKQAFASLTGPDGQATTMIAQQLFQIAKLIEGRATVQGDRQIFFAQLGGFDTHGNQIDDNATVGEHARLLKMLGDAMGAFHQAMKNIGMAQQVTLFTQSDFGRTFLPNNSNGTDHAWGNNHLVLGGAVKGRTTYGTYPTLQLGGPDDVGVDSWEQQGRWLPTTSVSQYAATLLRWFGAGDGQLDSILPNLGNFGSKRVLGFL from the coding sequence ATGACCAAGAAACTCGACCTCCACGATCTCGACGCGCTGGTCCTGCAGCGCCGCCAGCTGCTGAAGCTGGCCACCGGCGCCCTCGGCGTGGCCGGCCTGTCCGGCCTGGCGCTGGGCCCCAGGCTGGCCCATGCGGCCGACTACCGCGCGCTGGTGTGCGTCTTCCTGTACGGCGGCAATGACGGCCTCAATACCATCGTGCCGACCGACACCACCCGCCACAACCAGTACAGCGCGGTGCGCAAGGGCCTGGCCCTGCCGCGCGCCAGCCTGCTCGGCCTGGCCGGCAGCGACTATGGCCTGCACCCCTCGCTGTCTGCCCTCAGCTCGGCCTGGAACGACGGGCACCTCGCGCCGGTCTTCAACGTCGGCCCGCTGGTGCGGCCGATGACCAAGGCCGAATACCGCAAGGAGCCCAACGCCTCGCCGCTGATCCCGGACAACCTGTTCTCGCATTCCGACCAGCAGACCCTGTGGGAGACCGGCACCACCAGTTCGCTCGCCCGCACCGGCTGGGGCGGACGTGCGGCGGCAGCGCTGGGCACCACCAATCCGGTGATCTCGGTCGGCGGCAACGGCCGCTTCGGCGTCTCGGACCTGGCAGCGCCGCTGGTGCTGCCCGCGCCGGGTGCGACCTTCGGCGCCGAAGGGCTGCAGGACAGCTGGGCCCCTGTGGCCGCCCGCAAGGCGGCGCTGGAAGCGCTGTATGCCGAGAACCATGCCAACGAGATGCTGCAGGCCTATGTGAAGCAGCAGCGCGATGCCTTCGCCACCTCGGCGCGGCTCGGCCCGCTGGTGAAGATCAAGCCGGGCGACACCGGCGCCTCCAGCGCGCTGAAGCAGGCCTTTGCCTCGCTGACCGGCCCCGACGGTCAGGCGACGACGATGATCGCCCAGCAGCTGTTCCAGATCGCCAAGCTGATCGAAGGCCGTGCCACCGTGCAGGGCGACCGGCAGATCTTCTTCGCCCAGCTCGGCGGCTTCGACACCCACGGCAACCAGATCGACGACAACGCCACCGTCGGCGAACATGCCCGGCTGCTGAAGATGCTGGGCGATGCGATGGGCGCCTTCCACCAAGCCATGAAGAACATCGGCATGGCGCAACAGGTGACGCTGTTCACACAGAGCGACTTCGGCCGCACCTTCCTGCCCAACAACAGCAACGGCACCGACCACGCCTGGGGCAACAACCACCTGGTACTGGGCGGTGCAGTGAAGGGCCGCACCACCTACGGCACCTACCCCACCCTGCAGCTCGGCGGCCCGGACGATGTCGGCGTGGACAGCTGGGAGCAGCAGGGCCGCTGGCTGCCGACCACCAGCGTGTCGCAGTACGCGGCCACGCTGTTGCGGTGGTTCGGTGCCGGCGACGGCCAGCTCGACTCGATCCTGCCCAACCTGGGCAACTTCGGCTCGAAGCGGGTGCTGGGCTTCCTCTGA
- a CDS encoding DUF1800 domain-containing protein produces the protein MEPRRHRLAAAATLAILLTACGGGGGGGSSSSDGGSGTSGEADPFAVQPTSARDAVRLADQATFGPTEALVAEIQAKGPGRWVYEQMQAERRPDSPTSSYYTSGNGDAVHKFTGSGEFCDGKGSNCWRDWSSTQPLVWDFYRNAVGKPDQLRQRVAFALQQILVVSNLEVSGTYGFRNYHNALLDNALGNYRDVLKKVALSPVMGDFLNNANNDKAAPNENFARELLQLFSIGTCQLDADGELAGRTCQPTYDNETVRAYAYALTGWTYPQGGATPWGCWPKGTNCRYYGGDMVPVAQFHDTQERKLLNGVTLPAGHTAPQALEAVLDSLMNHPNMAPFISRQLIQHLVTSNPPPGYVGRVAKAFSTGRWYSFGSGRRGDMKATIAAVLLDVEARKIDHSPRMGRLREPAQMFTGVLRALNGQTDGEPLAWWWGDTMRQHVFRPPSVFNFYSPDYPVAGTSLVGPAFGIHNANTALQRLNYVNYLVNWGGSKASASVPNATATQVNLKPFEADAADPAKLVDRLSMLAYGQPLTGNARAQVINAVAAFSQQTSGAAYLSNRVKSAAYLVFSAPQYHVIR, from the coding sequence GTGGAACCCCGCCGACACCGCCTGGCCGCTGCCGCGACCCTGGCAATCCTGCTGACCGCCTGCGGCGGCGGCGGCGGAGGCGGCTCAAGCAGCAGCGACGGCGGATCCGGCACTTCGGGCGAAGCGGATCCGTTCGCGGTCCAGCCCACCTCTGCCCGCGACGCAGTCCGGCTGGCCGACCAGGCCACCTTCGGCCCCACCGAAGCCCTGGTCGCCGAGATCCAGGCCAAGGGCCCGGGCCGCTGGGTCTATGAACAGATGCAGGCGGAGCGGCGGCCCGACAGCCCCACCTCGTCCTACTACACCAGCGGCAACGGCGACGCGGTGCACAAGTTCACCGGCTCCGGCGAGTTCTGTGACGGCAAGGGCAGCAACTGCTGGCGCGACTGGTCGTCCACCCAGCCGCTGGTCTGGGACTTCTACCGCAACGCCGTCGGCAAGCCCGACCAGCTGCGCCAGCGGGTGGCCTTCGCGCTGCAGCAGATCCTGGTGGTGTCGAACCTGGAAGTGAGCGGCACCTACGGCTTCCGCAACTACCACAACGCGCTGCTCGACAACGCCCTGGGCAACTACCGCGACGTGCTGAAGAAGGTCGCGCTGTCGCCGGTGATGGGCGACTTCCTGAACAACGCCAACAACGACAAGGCCGCGCCGAACGAGAACTTCGCGCGCGAGCTGCTGCAGCTGTTCTCGATCGGCACCTGCCAGCTGGACGCCGATGGCGAGCTGGCCGGCCGCACTTGCCAGCCCACCTACGACAACGAGACGGTGCGTGCCTATGCCTATGCACTCACCGGCTGGACCTACCCGCAAGGCGGCGCCACGCCGTGGGGCTGCTGGCCCAAGGGCACCAACTGCCGCTACTACGGCGGCGACATGGTGCCGGTGGCGCAGTTCCACGATACGCAGGAGCGCAAGCTGCTGAACGGCGTCACGCTGCCGGCCGGCCACACGGCGCCCCAGGCGCTGGAGGCCGTGCTCGACAGCCTGATGAACCACCCCAACATGGCGCCCTTCATCAGCCGCCAGCTGATCCAGCACCTGGTCACCAGCAACCCGCCGCCGGGCTACGTGGGCCGGGTGGCGAAGGCGTTCTCGACCGGCCGCTGGTACAGCTTCGGCAGCGGCCGGCGCGGGGACATGAAGGCCACCATCGCGGCGGTGCTGCTCGACGTCGAGGCCCGCAAGATCGACCACAGCCCGCGCATGGGCCGCCTGCGTGAGCCGGCCCAGATGTTCACCGGCGTGCTGCGCGCGCTCAACGGCCAGACCGACGGCGAGCCGTTGGCCTGGTGGTGGGGCGACACGATGCGCCAGCATGTGTTCCGTCCGCCCTCGGTGTTCAACTTCTATTCGCCCGACTACCCGGTGGCCGGCACCTCGCTGGTGGGCCCGGCCTTCGGCATCCACAACGCCAACACGGCGCTGCAGCGGCTGAACTACGTCAACTACCTGGTCAACTGGGGCGGCTCCAAGGCCAGCGCGAGCGTGCCGAACGCCACCGCCACCCAGGTCAACCTGAAGCCCTTCGAGGCTGATGCGGCCGACCCCGCCAAGCTGGTCGACCGGCTGTCGATGCTCGCCTACGGCCAGCCGCTGACCGGCAATGCCCGCGCGCAGGTGATCAACGCGGTCGCCGCCTTCAGCCAGCAGACCAGCGGCGCCGCCTACCTGAGCAACCGCGTCAAGAGCGCTGCCTACCTGGTGTTCAGCGCCCCGCAATATCACGTGATCCGGTGA
- a CDS encoding PH domain-containing protein, with translation MFKKFAAEALGLSDIGVIVAPSDYDKVDADDYLFHEDGEKIFFLIKSKKDEYCFTNLALIHVDGDSAVSSKRAIRRYDFASHVISGVSIETAGTIDLDIELKFRIDDSLDFNIDVRKSHLEQLKDIYKALHTIGKMQSRHAVARDNVLPCLSALASMYKIGSVDSEATLVKHYNALLYTVNSALLERHVKRDFSDVFEKYIQS, from the coding sequence ATGTTCAAGAAGTTCGCGGCCGAGGCGCTCGGCCTCAGTGACATCGGCGTGATCGTCGCGCCGTCCGACTACGACAAGGTCGATGCCGACGACTACCTCTTCCACGAGGACGGCGAGAAGATCTTCTTCCTGATCAAGTCCAAGAAGGATGAGTACTGCTTCACCAACCTGGCCCTGATCCACGTGGACGGCGACTCCGCCGTCTCGTCGAAGCGGGCCATCCGGCGCTATGACTTCGCCAGCCATGTCATCAGCGGCGTGTCGATCGAGACGGCCGGCACCATCGACCTCGACATCGAGCTCAAGTTCAGGATCGACGACTCGCTGGACTTCAACATCGACGTGCGCAAGAGCCATCTCGAGCAGCTCAAGGACATCTACAAGGCGCTGCACACCATCGGCAAGATGCAGTCGCGCCATGCGGTGGCACGCGACAACGTGCTGCCCTGCCTGAGCGCGCTCGCCTCGATGTACAAGATCGGCTCGGTCGACAGCGAGGCCACGCTCGTGAAGCACTACAACGCGCTGCTCTACACGGTGAACAGCGCGCTGCTGGAGCGCCACGTCAAGCGCGACTTCAGCGACGTGTTCGAGAAGTACATCCAGTCCTGA